In a genomic window of Lysobacterales bacterium:
- the rpoB gene encoding DNA-directed RNA polymerase subunit beta, which translates to MTYSFTAKKRIRKDFGKRKAVLEVPYLLAIQTDSYKEFLQENAPINKREDKGLHAALKSVFPITSYSGNAAVEYVNYRLGDPAFDEKECRSRGMTFGAPLRVNVRLVIYDRESPASQKVVKKVKEQEVYMGELPLMTDNGTFIINGTERVIVSQLHRSPGVFFDHDRGKTHSSGKLLYSARVIPYRGSWLDFEFDPKDCLFTRIDRRRKLPVTILLRALGYNNEEMLNMFFERNEFTLNKQGGAELQLIPERLRGETAAFDIRIGDKLVVEAGKRITARHVRDLQQAQIGALEVPDEYLLGRILAHDVIDKKTGELLAAANEELNDDHLAKFRKAGIETIGTLFVNDLDRGPYISQTLRIDPTRTPLEALVEIYRMMRPGEPPTKEAAQNLFQNLFFTFERYDLSAVGRMKFNRRVGRKEVTGTGVLYDGKFFSTRNDEDAKRMFKANGPDFSDIIDALKVLIGIRNGQGIVDDIDHLGNRRVRSVGEMAENTFRVGLVRVERAVKERLSLAESDDLSPQDLINAKPVAAAIKEFFGSSQLSQFMDQNNPLSEVTHKRRVSALGPGGLTRERAGFEVRDVHNTHYGRVCTIETPEGPNIGLINSLAVYARTNSYGFLETPFRKVVNCKVTNECEYFSAIEEAEIVIAQANSDIDDKGNLTEDLVSARYRGESELRQRKDIQYMDVSPMQPVSVAAALVPFLEHDDANRALMGANMQRQAVPTLKAQTPMVGTGIERVVARDSGVVVNALRGGQIEQVDAARIVVRVHEAEIGDNDAGVDIYSLVKYTRSNQNTCLNQTPLVKVGDVVAKGDALADGPSTDIGELALGQNMLVAFMPWNGYNFEDSILLSERVVQEDRYTTIHIEELACVARDTKLGPEEITADIPNVSEQALTRLDQSGIVYIGAEVKAGDILVGKVTPKGESQLTPEEKLLRAIFGEKASDVKDSSLRVPPGMDGTVIDVQVFTRDGIEKDKRARQIEEMEIKRVKKDFDDQFRILEGAIYARLRMQIVGRVANGGPQGLKKGAELTNDFLDGLKKDEWFQIRMKDEDAAEYIEKAQEQIARHRAEFDKRFTEKKGKITAGDDLAPGVLKMVKVYLAVKRRIQPGDKMAGRHGNKGVVSTIVPVEDMPFMADGRPVDIVLNPLGVPSRMNIGQILETHLGWAAKGLGEKIRRMIEANEKAAELRKFLDTIYNHDKKTHGEREKLSSLSDAEILSLSRKLTEGVPMATPVFDGAAESEIKAMLRLAELPESGQTTLFDGRTGEAFDRQVTVGYMYMLKLNHLVDDKIHARSTGPYSLVTQQPLGGKAQFGGQRFGEMEVWALEAYGAAYTLQEMLTVKSDDVGGRNQMYKNIVDGNHEMTAGMPESFNVLVKEIRSLAINIELEGQ; encoded by the coding sequence ATGACCTACTCGTTCACTGCGAAAAAGCGGATCCGCAAGGACTTCGGCAAGCGCAAGGCGGTACTCGAAGTGCCGTACTTGTTGGCGATCCAGACCGACTCCTACAAGGAATTCCTGCAGGAAAACGCCCCCATCAACAAGCGTGAGGACAAAGGCCTGCACGCCGCCCTGAAGTCGGTATTCCCGATCACCAGCTATTCCGGCAATGCCGCGGTCGAGTACGTCAACTATCGCCTCGGCGATCCGGCGTTCGACGAGAAGGAGTGTCGCTCGCGCGGCATGACCTTCGGCGCGCCGCTGCGCGTCAACGTGCGTTTGGTGATCTACGACCGTGAGAGCCCGGCCAGCCAGAAGGTCGTGAAGAAGGTCAAGGAGCAGGAGGTCTACATGGGCGAATTGCCGCTCATGACCGACAACGGCACCTTCATCATCAACGGCACCGAGCGCGTCATCGTCTCACAGCTGCATCGATCGCCCGGAGTGTTCTTCGACCACGACCGCGGCAAGACGCACAGTTCGGGCAAGCTGCTGTACTCGGCGCGCGTCATTCCCTACCGCGGTTCCTGGCTCGACTTCGAGTTCGACCCGAAGGACTGCCTGTTTACCCGCATCGATCGCCGGCGCAAGCTGCCGGTGACGATCCTGCTGCGCGCGCTCGGCTACAACAACGAAGAAATGCTGAACATGTTCTTCGAGCGCAACGAGTTCACCCTGAACAAGCAGGGTGGCGCGGAGCTGCAGTTGATCCCGGAGCGCCTGCGTGGCGAAACCGCCGCGTTCGACATTCGCATCGGCGACAAGCTCGTGGTCGAGGCCGGCAAGCGCATCACCGCGCGCCACGTGCGCGACCTGCAACAGGCCCAGATCGGCGCGCTGGAAGTGCCGGACGAATACCTGTTGGGCCGCATCCTCGCGCACGACGTTATCGACAAGAAGACCGGTGAACTGCTCGCCGCAGCGAACGAGGAGCTCAACGACGACCATCTCGCAAAGTTCCGCAAGGCCGGAATCGAGACGATCGGCACGTTGTTCGTGAACGACCTCGATCGCGGCCCGTACATCTCGCAGACCTTGCGCATCGACCCGACGCGCACGCCGCTCGAGGCGCTGGTCGAGATCTACCGCATGATGCGTCCCGGTGAACCGCCGACCAAGGAAGCTGCACAGAACCTGTTCCAGAACCTGTTCTTCACCTTCGAGCGCTACGACCTCTCGGCCGTCGGTCGCATGAAGTTCAACCGCCGTGTCGGACGAAAGGAAGTCACCGGCACCGGCGTGCTCTACGACGGCAAGTTCTTCTCGACCCGCAACGACGAAGACGCCAAACGCATGTTCAAGGCGAATGGCCCGGACTTCTCGGACATCATCGATGCGCTGAAGGTGCTGATCGGCATCCGCAATGGACAGGGCATCGTTGACGACATCGACCATCTCGGCAATCGCCGCGTTCGGTCGGTCGGAGAGATGGCCGAGAATACGTTCCGCGTCGGCCTGGTCCGTGTCGAACGTGCGGTCAAGGAACGCCTGTCGCTGGCCGAGTCGGACGACCTGTCGCCGCAGGATTTGATCAACGCCAAGCCGGTGGCGGCCGCGATCAAGGAGTTCTTCGGTTCCTCGCAGCTGAGCCAGTTCATGGACCAGAACAACCCGCTGTCGGAGGTGACGCACAAGCGCCGCGTTTCGGCGCTGGGCCCGGGCGGCCTGACGCGTGAACGCGCCGGCTTCGAAGTGCGCGACGTGCACAACACCCACTACGGACGCGTCTGCACCATCGAAACCCCGGAAGGTCCGAACATCGGCCTGATCAATTCGCTCGCAGTTTATGCGCGCACCAACAGCTATGGCTTCCTGGAGACTCCGTTCCGCAAGGTAGTGAACTGCAAGGTCACCAACGAGTGCGAGTACTTCTCGGCGATCGAGGAGGCCGAGATCGTGATCGCGCAGGCGAACTCGGACATCGACGACAAGGGCAACCTCACCGAGGACCTGGTCTCGGCCCGCTACCGCGGCGAGTCGGAATTGCGGCAGCGCAAGGACATCCAGTACATGGATGTGTCGCCCATGCAACCGGTGTCGGTCGCTGCGGCGCTGGTGCCGTTCCTGGAGCACGACGATGCCAACCGTGCGCTGATGGGCGCGAACATGCAGCGCCAGGCGGTGCCGACGCTGAAGGCGCAGACGCCGATGGTTGGTACCGGAATCGAGCGCGTGGTTGCGCGCGACTCGGGCGTGGTCGTCAATGCCCTGCGCGGCGGTCAGATCGAGCAGGTCGACGCAGCGCGCATCGTGGTGCGCGTGCATGAAGCCGAGATCGGCGACAACGATGCCGGTGTCGACATCTACTCGTTGGTGAAGTACACGCGTTCCAACCAGAACACCTGTCTGAACCAGACGCCGCTCGTGAAAGTGGGCGATGTCGTCGCCAAGGGCGATGCACTGGCGGATGGTCCGTCCACCGACATCGGCGAGCTTGCGCTCGGCCAGAACATGCTGGTCGCGTTCATGCCGTGGAATGGCTACAACTTCGAAGACTCGATCCTGCTGTCGGAGCGCGTCGTCCAAGAGGACCGCTACACCACGATCCACATCGAGGAACTGGCCTGCGTCGCGCGCGACACCAAGCTCGGTCCGGAAGAGATCACCGCCGACATTCCGAACGTCTCGGAGCAGGCGCTGACGCGTCTCGATCAGAGCGGCATCGTCTACATCGGCGCCGAGGTCAAGGCCGGCGATATCCTGGTCGGCAAGGTCACGCCCAAGGGCGAGAGCCAGCTGACGCCGGAAGAAAAGCTGCTGCGCGCGATCTTTGGTGAGAAGGCCTCCGACGTGAAGGACAGCTCGCTGCGCGTGCCGCCGGGCATGGACGGCACCGTCATCGACGTCCAGGTGTTCACCCGTGACGGCATCGAAAAGGACAAGCGCGCGCGCCAGATCGAGGAAATGGAGATCAAGCGCGTCAAGAAGGACTTTGATGACCAGTTCCGCATCCTGGAAGGAGCCATTTACGCCCGACTGCGGATGCAGATCGTGGGGCGCGTCGCCAACGGTGGACCGCAGGGCTTGAAGAAGGGTGCGGAACTCACGAACGACTTCCTCGACGGACTGAAGAAGGACGAGTGGTTCCAGATCCGCATGAAGGACGAGGACGCTGCCGAGTACATCGAAAAGGCGCAGGAGCAGATCGCTCGGCATCGAGCCGAGTTCGACAAGCGCTTCACCGAGAAGAAGGGCAAGATCACTGCCGGCGACGACCTCGCCCCCGGCGTGCTCAAGATGGTCAAGGTCTACCTGGCGGTGAAGCGTCGCATCCAGCCTGGCGACAAGATGGCCGGCCGCCACGGCAACAAGGGTGTGGTCTCGACCATCGTGCCGGTCGAGGACATGCCGTTCATGGCCGACGGCCGTCCGGTCGACATCGTGCTCAATCCGCTTGGCGTGCCTTCGCGCATGAATATCGGCCAGATCCTAGAGACGCATCTGGGTTGGGCGGCCAAGGGACTGGGCGAAAAGATCCGCCGCATGATCGAGGCGAACGAGAAGGCTGCGGAACTCCGCAAGTTCCTCGACACCATCTACAACCACGATAAGAAGACGCATGGCGAGCGCGAAAAACTCTCCTCACTGAGCGATGCCGAGATTCTTTCGCTGTCGCGCAAGTTGACCGAAGGCGTGCCGATGGCGACCCCGGTGTTCGACGGGGCAGCGGAGTCCGAAATCAAGGCGATGCTGCGGCTGGCGGAGCTGCCCGAGTCGGGCCAGACGACGCTGTTCGACGGGCGTACCGGTGAGGCCTTCGATCGTCAGGTTACCGTCGGCTACATGTACATGCTCAAGCTCAACCATCTCGTCGACGACAAAATCCACGCGCGTTCGACCGGTCCGTACTCGCTCGTCACCCAGCAGCCGCTGGGCGGCAAGGCCCAGTTCGGCGGTCAGCGCTTCGGCGAAATGGAAGTCTGGGCGCTGGAAGCCTACGGTGCAGCCTACACGCTGCAGGAGATGCTCACGGTCAAATCCGACGACGTCGGCGGCCGCAACCAGATGTACAAGAACATTGTCGACGGCAATCACGAGATGACCGCGGGCATGCCGGAGTCCTTCAATGTGTTGGTGAAGGAAATCCGTTCGCTTGCGATCAATATCGAGCTGGAAGGCCAGTGA